TTCTTCACACATTTCGCAGGTTTAGACGCCCAAGATGCAATGGATACGGGCGACAACGGGCTGTGCAGCATACTGCAGGAGAAGAAGATGTGGAACGGTGAGAACGCCAGCAACCGCCAAGCGACCGGTGGCTGCAAGGACCGGTGTCTCGTGTGCAGCGTGTGCAACAAATTCTCCTCGAAGAAGGTGAACGTGATGCAGCACCTGCTGGCCAATCACAACGCGGGCAACGAGCTGCTCGGCGGTGCGGAACTGTCACCGAACGTGCCGTCGCACGCGCGCAAACCGTTCGACTATCTGCGCACGCTGACCGAGGCGCGGTGTGCGCAGAATTTGCGCCAAATCGAGAAGGTGACCTTTATGAGCGACTCGTTCGCGCTGAAGGAAAACTGCAACGATCTGAAGCACGGCAATCTGGCGGAGATGTTGGAGCAGTACGCGGCACGGCAGGACGCGAACGACAGCTTCACCGCGCGTTCGCCAACGCTGGAGCGGCAACAGTATTCGCCGACCCTGTCCTGTCCACTGTGTGCGGAAGCGTTCCTCGACCAGGCGACGGTGGAGACGCACGTGCTGCGCGTCCACAACATCAAGATGGACGGGCTGAATCGGTTGCTGAAGCTGGTCGATACCTCGCAATTTTTGAAAACGACCAACGGCAAACAGCAACCAACGAGCAATAGTAGCAGCCCGGTGGAGAAGCCGGGGTCGCCCCATTCGCCGTCCGGCGGCAAGGAGGGGTCGGTGTCGCCGGGCGTACCGAGCATCCGGTGCGCGTACTGCAAGGCATCGTTCGACACGATGGTCGACCTGAAGATACACTGCAACGAGAGCAGCCACTTTCGGCGCAGTGCGGACACGGACGATCTCGCCTGCTTCCTGCACGACTGCAAGGACGCGTTCGACAACCTGGCCGACCTGAACCAGCACTTCAAGGCGAGCCATCTGAACTTTCTCATCTCTGAGCATCACAcgtaccggtaccggtgcaAACAGTGCCCGTTCGCGTTCAAAACGCACGAGAAGCTGAGCCGCCACCTGTTCTACCATTCGCTGCGCGAGTCGACCAAATGCTTCTACTGCGACCACCACTTCAAGAACATCCACTCGCTGACGGCACACATCGCGGAGAAGCACCCGCAGGAGGCGCTCCAGTCCGGCAAGCCATCACCGCCGGGCATCGCCTCACCGGACGCGTCCATACTCTTCTTCAAGGATCTCAAGCGCAAGATGCTCaacagccagcagcagcagcagcagcggaacGGGTTGAGTCCGCGCTCGGATCGGTCCGGCGGTCGGGACGCGAATCGGGACAGCGTCGACGAGGATCGTCTCAGCGAGAAGTCCGTCAGCTCGAAGAGTAGCAGCTTCTACTACGACAAAAGTCTCGACGGTAGCGGCACGTCCGAGGGTCGGTACACCTGCACGGACTGTCAGTTCACCTTTACCGATTCCGGTGCGCTCGAGCGCCATCTTGCCACGGCCTGTCATATGCCGCGCGATGACAAAGCGTCGCCCGATTCGCTGGCTGCCTCGCTGATGTCTTCCCTCGCCAagcatcaccagcagcagcagcagcagcaacaacaacagcagcaacaggcgCAGCAACAGTCGCAACACCAATCGCTTTCGACGACGACGTCCTCCACGTCCTCCTCCTCCAGCGCGCAGATGAGCTCCCTGTTCTACGACATCAAGTCGGAGAAGTTCACCAACCCGAACCGACCATTCAAATGTACGATCTGCATGGAAAGCTTCACGCAGAAGAACATCCTGCTGGTGCACTACAACAGTGTGTCGCATCTGAACAAGCTGAAGAAGCTGAAGGCGGAGAAGGGTTTCGCGCAGATGTTTACCGGTTCGCTGCTCGGGGCGGATATCGCCGGTACGGCCGACGGTTGTACGGACCGGGGCAAGAACTCACCCTCGCCGACCGTACCGTTCGGTGAGAAGGCCGCCACACCCTTCACGATGCCCGCGTTTGCGGAGGGcaccgttggtggtggtggcaacgGTGGAGAAAAGCGAAAAGAGGTCGGTGACGAGAAGGAGTCGGCAAGGAAAAAGTTCAAGTGTGACATATGCAACGTCGCGTACACGCAGGGCAGCACACTGGACATACACATGCGGAGCGTGCTGCATCAGACGCGTGCCTGCCGGCTGCAGGAGCGCAGTCTGTTCACCGGTCAGTCGAACACGGCCCAGCAGCAGGCCCAGCAACCTTCGCCGCAGGGTGCcgaaagcaagaagaagagCGAATTTCCGCTCATCCATCCAATACCCGAGAGCCGCGATCAGTCGCCCAACATGCTGGACGAGGTGTCGATGCGCAAGCTCAAGTCACCTTCGGAgcaggtgcagcagcagcaacagcagctccatcaacaacaacaggccCTCGGGCCACTGTTTTGCGGTGTACCCGTTGGTGGCAATGGGCCGGACAAACCGGAAATCTGTGTCTGCGAATGTTGCTACCAGGTGTTCCCGGGTAAGCTGATGCTCGAGACGCACCTCGAGCTGAGCCCGGAATGTCTGGCACATCGCAAGAAGCTGCTCGACCCCGCCACCGGTCTGCCGGAACCGAGCGGTCCGATCGGGTACCCGTCGGACGGTGGCTTCCCGCACCATCAGGCACTCAGCGAGCTGGCGAAGGTGAACGCACTGACGGGTGGGTTCGATCTCGGTGCGCCGGGCGATGCAGCCGCACTGCTCGGTGCGAAGAGTCTCATGCCGGCGATGGACCCGGCAGCAACCGCCGCAGCAGCGGCCGCCGCCGCCAACCTAATGGATCCGAGCTTCCTGAAGAACGCATCGCTGCTGCAGTTCGCCGCCACCGATCCGGCCAGCAAACTCAACCCGAACGCGCTGAACGTGCTCAACTTCATGCACTTCCATCATCTGATGTCGCTCAGCTATCTGAACCTAGCGCCGCAGCTTAGCTTTGGCGGCGTGCCGCCGAAGGTCGGCGGGGGTGATCCCACCAAACCGGACGGATCGCCCGGACACGGTGATCCAGTCACCAAGGGCGGTAAGGCATCGTCCGGGGCCACCGTCGTACTGCCGCCCGTCAGCCTGAACGGTAAGCCGCTCGATCTGAATCTGCTCCCGCACGGGCTCGATCCGAAGCTGGCCGCCCAGTCGCCGCAGCAGCTTGGCCAGCAGCCGGGCCTCGGTGGGCAGCagacacagcagcagcagcagcagcaaccctGCACCCAGAAGCGGGCCCGCACACGCATCACCGACGAGCAGCTGCGCATACTCCGCTCGCACTTCGACATCAACAACTCGCCGAGCGAGGAAAGCATCCAGGAGATGTCGCTGAAGGCGAACCTGCCGCAGAAGGTGGTGAAGCACTGGTTCCGCAACACGCTGTTTAAGGAGCGCCAGCGCAACAAGGACAGCCCGTACAACTTCAGCATCCCACCGTCGACGAAGCTGAACGTGGAGGAGTACGAGCGGACGGGCGAGGCGAAGGTGACCGATCTGGAGACGTCGTTCAAGTCGGCGGGCGACGTTGTGGGGTCACTGTCGCAGGAGAACTCCTGCTCGCAGAGCTCCACCGACATGAGCAAAGCGTTGAACGAGGCGATGAAGCAGAACCTGTCCAAATCGTTGCTGGAGTCGCTGAGCAAGCATCAGTCCGCCACCGGGCAGGATTTGGTCGGTGCCGCCGCAGCATTCCACCTCAACAAGAGCCTCTTCCCGGACACGttcggcggcggcggtggtggtgttggggtTGGCGTGGGGCCTGACTTCTCCGGCCCGGATGCGGTCGGTTCCGTGTCGGATTACTTCCAACGGGCGGCTGCCGATGCGGTCGCGCTGGGTGCAGCTGTCGGCGGCGGTCCCGGTTCCGTCGGTGGCCCACTGTCGATGACTATCGGAGGTGCGGgcgttggtggtggcggtAACGGTGGATCGATGGTTACTggaaatggtggtggtggtggtgggggtggtaatggtggtggaggtggcggcaagaagaagaagatcaaGTCAGAATCGTCCAACGACAGTCCGACGCCGGCCGACCTTCAGCTCGACTCGTCCAACTCCAGCCCGATGCCGATGCGGCCACCGAGCGCGATCTCGCTGAAGAAGCATATGGCCACGCCACCGACGCTGGTGGTCGGCGAGGAGATGAAGATACCGAGCCCGATCGAGAGTCCCGTCATTTCGCCGCCCGGTTCGATGGGGTTGCATGCGCTCCCGCCGCAAACGCAACCGATCACCTGCTCCAACGGCAAACGGGCGAACCGTACGCGGTTCACCGACTATCAGATCAAGGTGCTGCAGGAATTCTTCGAGAACAACTCGTACCCGAAGGATAGCGATCTGGAGTATCTCAGCAAGCTGTTGATGCTCTCACCGCGCGTTATCGTCGTGTGGTTCCAGGTAGGACCCGGTGTTGACTCTATCGCAATGCATCCCATACTTAAATTATTCCTTTCCCTCCCTGTCCACAGAATGCCCGTCAGAAGCAGCGCAAAATATACGAAAACCAGCCCAACCCAACGTTCGAGTCGGACGAGAAGAAGGCGATCAACATCAACTACACCTGCAAGAAGTGTAACCTCGTGTTCCAGCGGTACTACGAGCTGATACGCCATCAGAAGAACCACTGCTTCAAGGAGGAGAGCAACAAACGGTCCGCGAAGGCACAGCTGGCCGCCGCCCAGATCGCACACTCGTTCACCAGCGGCAGCGAAGATTCCGACTCGAGCCTCGACGTTAGCCGGCGCGAGTTTCAACCGCGCGAGAACGACTGCCCTTTCTAGGAGCCGTGGGGCGGCTGGAGGGCACCAGCTAGTATGCAACACTAACCCTGCCCTAAGCCTCCCCCTTCCTCCCCGGTAAAATCCACCCCTCGCAACCTCTTTTATCCTGCCCGTAGGGTAACATTGCTTCCATTTCCCAACAATTCCCCTGTCACCCATCCTCACTTCCCCAATAACGCCCACTCACACccactctttttaaaacaaaacacctcgCACCTCTCATGGCGGTGTGACGAATTTTaaccatttcattttcatctcttctgtttggttttattttattactttgcTAACTTTTTTCGTCACACTGGCAGagatttttcgttttatttttctttttatacattttcttgttttttttctattttttctttgtttgtggactctttttttttattcgctttgcTCTTGACGCAGTACCGCGCATAACAACACTCTCGTTCTCAATTACGATTAAGCTTAAGCAAGCCGcgttgggagtttttttttattcacgaaaaaaagcatcccACATTTCCGCCCCGCACACGGGTCCGCAGGAGGCCGCGGGGCAAAGAACACCGCCATTGAAGCATCGCGGTTTCAGTAATCGATAGATGTGTTAATTTCCTCGCCTTTCAATTTGCTAGTGAAAATATCGttatgattgttttatttttattataatttttttttgtctctcgcAGTAGtcgaaaagcaacaaaacattttaatttaatagtGATACACGTTCTTGAATCGttttatacatatatttttattattattattactgtgCAGTAACGGctgtagggtttttttttataacagtGACgcgttttcttttaatatttttttttttgtgtcgtgcGAATTACTGAACAGTAAAACTTGAGTTGTAAAATTTGAGAAGACAATGAGTCGAAAATCCCCGCATCAAATGTAATGTGAAAGttcctaaaacaaaaaagatcgcAAATATTAAGAATTTagttagaagaagaaaaaaaaacagaggaaactaagaaacagaaaaaccgtgttgtggtttttttttgttttttacgtATCATCCGAAACTTTTACTATCATCCGA
This window of the Anopheles moucheti chromosome X, idAnoMoucSN_F20_07, whole genome shotgun sequence genome carries:
- the LOC128306886 gene encoding zinc finger homeobox protein 3, with amino-acid sequence MTTRKQTKFSTKIQFYLKHRESRILKLCNDTIGPVPNDSLSKAIFRLLSKPVDNKGIIQLFVDKGQQSAQSNATSNSSSSSSNNTVKTVLPEYQKEVERFHGRIICNDNTCIIDPVASPKNDSNSNPRTHSFRIVSFSKESEAARVGGGGGGGSDAFAATDDETGGATAEQEQAQNLITRSPASPSAVTATNVVPMAGGSTSNHKAILMCFSCKLSFGTCRSFIAHAKIEHSLTLNDYERMLLEKNYSSAIIQTNAEKQFFFLVPFEEKSSANSNSRKHVEGEERYKTNSSNSGSNSSSSSSSSNSSMNSATNAIGTGSTVGGNTHLGNSTINGNHNTSNSSSNNGNNNNSSSNNNMSNNSTNNGILGLLSQQQLQLHQQQQQQHQQQQQQQQHQQQQQLQLQQHHLQQTVTHPADAFPPGSIGFDAAGSFPKLTANNALLYEQSWKLAAEKYSNAMNESAAIAAAAAAAAAAAAAAAGDGDKKVTGNGGNGGGVASAAAAAVSGKLLTDFLNQQKMLSSVGENLYGKQNKFLELISSAADMKLNPLAAAAVAAVASNKGAGPGGLPDMGASGGGVGGGGGGGGGGGAADFHLKKYSPVDLYKQLIANNFRPEAMDVGEELKSEHQISVKKLEPEPSTAFRNSNFSPNISTRNSCKTLKCPQCNWHYKYQETLEIHMREKHPDGETACSYCLAGQAHPRLARGESYTCGYKPYRCDICNYSTTTKGNLSIHMQSDKHLNNMQDLNGMMNKSNQSFLNLATLQANEKVVNSSRNQYMAAAAVAAASAPLSSMSAKLGGGGGGVVGGGVGGGGGGGSVQSKEAGPVGYEGGGRPKSFFKCDICNYDTNIARNLRIHMTSEKHISNLNSFQSSYNQLKSLQSLQQQSQQQQSDSLDYLSAINLNTLKEDSPMARVDEYTAAAAAAAAVAAATASAAGNNSTGSSSSLKPLSMPSSPFGAPLETATPDSLFLNQPSPFSGASEPGNDRDYHHHQLDEDKNPLHFDPPIRLSLDPVTYYSCLVCADFETNNLEELKKHVLKDRTSSAMDAILLAGQECLLCGQKAHDRSELERHLKAEHHLRRLELMIHLLEGRDKTATKLRQYVGQELYKKLQLIFPLAEEPKFPYDEMPSVSEISRSPLMLLLEPKTELIERDFTTGANGIDSEQSSSSSCPDNVQLKCNCCNFYTTSLEKIGIHSLSEKHIFRRICFDYLLLISSEKSTLANVGVKSEDGAKQQQQQQQSSPKANQLMLTCVPCCFKTDHIYYMIHHLKKSCKVEQNINLLGLRNIFKLTAKGLDAQDAMDTGDNGLCSILQEKKMWNGENASNRQATGGCKDRCLVCSVCNKFSSKKVNVMQHLLANHNAGNELLGGAELSPNVPSHARKPFDYLRTLTEARCAQNLRQIEKVTFMSDSFALKENCNDLKHGNLAEMLEQYAARQDANDSFTARSPTLERQQYSPTLSCPLCAEAFLDQATVETHVLRVHNIKMDGLNRLLKLVDTSQFLKTTNGKQQPTSNSSSPVEKPGSPHSPSGGKEGSVSPGVPSIRCAYCKASFDTMVDLKIHCNESSHFRRSADTDDLACFLHDCKDAFDNLADLNQHFKASHLNFLISEHHTYRYRCKQCPFAFKTHEKLSRHLFYHSLRESTKCFYCDHHFKNIHSLTAHIAEKHPQEALQSGKPSPPGIASPDASILFFKDLKRKMLNSQQQQQQRNGLSPRSDRSGGRDANRDSVDEDRLSEKSVSSKSSSFYYDKSLDGSGTSEGRYTCTDCQFTFTDSGALERHLATACHMPRDDKASPDSLAASLMSSLAKHHQQQQQQQQQQQQQAQQQSQHQSLSTTTSSTSSSSSAQMSSLFYDIKSEKFTNPNRPFKCTICMESFTQKNILLVHYNSVSHLNKLKKLKAEKGFAQMFTGSLLGADIAGTADGCTDRGKNSPSPTVPFGEKAATPFTMPAFAEGTVGGGGNGGEKRKEVGDEKESARKKFKCDICNVAYTQGSTLDIHMRSVLHQTRACRLQERSLFTGQSNTAQQQAQQPSPQGAESKKKSEFPLIHPIPESRDQSPNMLDEVSMRKLKSPSEQVQQQQQQLHQQQQALGPLFCGVPVGGNGPDKPEICVCECCYQVFPGKLMLETHLELSPECLAHRKKLLDPATGLPEPSGPIGYPSDGGFPHHQALSELAKVNALTGGFDLGAPGDAAALLGAKSLMPAMDPAATAAAAAAAANLMDPSFLKNASLLQFAATDPASKLNPNALNVLNFMHFHHLMSLSYLNLAPQLSFGGVPPKVGGGDPTKPDGSPGHGDPVTKGGKASSGATVVLPPVSLNGKPLDLNLLPHGLDPKLAAQSPQQLGQQPGLGGQQTQQQQQQQPCTQKRARTRITDEQLRILRSHFDINNSPSEESIQEMSLKANLPQKVVKHWFRNTLFKERQRNKDSPYNFSIPPSTKLNVEEYERTGEAKVTDLETSFKSAGDVVGSLSQENSCSQSSTDMSKALNEAMKQNLSKSLLESLSKHQSATGQDLVGAAAAFHLNKSLFPDTFGGGGGGVGVGVGPDFSGPDAVGSVSDYFQRAAADAVALGAAVGGGPGSVGGPLSMTIGGAGVGGGGNGGSMVTGNGGGGGGGGNGGGGGGKKKKIKSESSNDSPTPADLQLDSSNSSPMPMRPPSAISLKKHMATPPTLVVGEEMKIPSPIESPVISPPGSMGLHALPPQTQPITCSNGKRANRTRFTDYQIKVLQEFFENNSYPKDSDLEYLSKLLMLSPRVIVVWFQNARQKQRKIYENQPNPTFESDEKKAININYTCKKCNLVFQRYYELIRHQKNHCFKEESNKRSAKAQLAAAQIAHSFTSGSEDSDSSLDVSRREFQPRENDCPF